In the Nocardioides panaciterrulae genome, CCGGCTTCCCCTCCGTCAAGGGACGCGACCTCGTGGAGGGGCTGGTGGCCCAGGCGGCCTCCGCGCACCCGGAGTACTTCCTCGACCGGACCGCGGTCGCGCTCACCCACGACGACCAGGGGGTGACGGTCCGGTTGGACGACGGCGCCGAGGTCCGCGCCGGAGCGGTGCTGATCACGGCCGGTATCGGCAAGTTCAGCCCGCGGCCGCTGCCCGCCGGCGAGGGCTGGCTGGGGCGGGGGCTGGAGTTCTTCGTGCCGTCCTTCGCGCCGTACGCCGGGAAGGACGTCGTCATCGTCGGCGGCGGCGACAGCGCCTTCGACTGGGCGCTCCACCTCGAGCCCATCGCCCGGTCGGTGACGCTCGTGCACCGCCGTGAGGCGTTCCGCGCGCACGCCCGCACCGTCGAGCAGGTCCGCGCGACCCCGGTCCGGATCATCACCAGCGCCGAGGTGACCGAGCTGCGGGGCAACGGCGTCGTCGAGGCGGTCGAGCTGTCGGCCGCGGGGGAGAGCATCACCCTGCCGGCGCAGGCCGTCGTCGCCGCGCTCGGATTCATCGCCGACCTCGGGCCCCTGCAGCAGTGGGGGATCGAGGTCTCCAAGCGGCACGTCTGCGTGGACTCCGCGATGCGCACCAGCCTGCCGCGGGTCTTCGCGGCCGGTGACGTCACCGAGTACGCCGGGAAGGTGCGCCTGATCGCCGTCGGCTTCGGCGAGGCCGCCACCGCTGTCAACAACGCCGCCGTGGCGATCGACCCGCACGCCCACGTCTTCCCCGGCCACTCCAGCGAGGGGACCTGAGGCGGCTGCGGCGAGGGCCGTGGCGGTGATCGCGCCGGGTGGCCGGCTGGTCATCGTCGGCTGCTACGGCGACGATCCACCCGCCTGTTCGGGACAAGTCAGGCGGTCGCAGCGGACGCCGTTCGTGTCCCTTGATGGGTGCGCGTCAGGCGGCGCTTCGCACTATCGTCTTGTCATGACTCGCATCCTGTGCCTGGTTGGTGCAGTCGCCGCCGGTCTCTGCGCCGCGATCCTGCTCGCGTCAGGGCCAACCGTGCACTACAACGGGAAGACAGCCACGTGCCCGGGGATCATCGCCACTAGCGAGGGCGGGGTCGGCATCAGCTCAGATTACGGCCACGGATACACGCGTGCCTGCGAGGACAAGCAGCACGAGTGGTCGGTGCTCGCGGGCTTGGCTGCGTTCGTTGCTTTGGGCGCGGGGTCGGTGGCTCAGTTCAGTGGGCGGGATCGAGGCGCTCCTACCGTGACGTCGCTCGCTCGTCAGTAGCCGGCGTAGGAACGGGAAGGGCACGACCTCTCGCGTTCGGAACCACTTGGATCTTGTGTGGGTTATCTCGCCTGGTTTCGCGATCTGCGAGCTACCGGCCTTGTAGAGGTTGGGAGTGTGGAAGGGGCGGTCGTGGCGCGAGGGCGGAAGCCGAAGTACGTCGCACGATGTCCCGCCGCGGTCGGCACACCGACATCGACCCCATCCTCGGCTACCTGCGCCCGCCCGGCCGGCAACACCGATGACTCGTGCGACCCAACCGGTTCAAGCGCTAGGCCGAACGGAGCTCCGACTGGCGAGCAGCTGCGCGGCGCACGTGCTGGAACGCCGCAACGACCCCGATGATGACGGCTGCGCCTGCGGCAGCCACGAGCCAAGCGGGTACGCCGACGTACAGCGCGAAGAACGCCACCAGAGCAAGCACGAACGCTCCCACCAGCAGAGCCAGGGACGCCACCGCGCCCAAGACGAAGCGCGCGGTGCGGGTCGGAGACGTCAACTCGTTCACGGGACCTACCGTGCCCACTGGTGCCGGTTCTGGCAATGCCTTCGGCGCCGACAGGCCGCACGTCGAGATCGCCGCCTCGGGTGACCTCAACTGCCACGCTGGAGCTCACCAGCCACCCTGGGCCCGGCAGAGGCGCCGAACAAAACACAGCCATCCAAGTGGTTTGCCGAACTCGCGACCTCTTGCCGAACTCCGCGGCAGGAGCGAGGGTCCTCCCAGGCGCGCACAACGAGGCAGATCCCGTAGACGCCACCCGGCCCGAGTGACCTGGTGCTGCTCATGACGCAGGTGGCCGGAGATTTCTTTACTTTCGATTTGGCTGGTCCTGTGCAACAAGTGCGGTTCTGGGCCCCGGGGTGTCGGTGCCGGGTGCTTGCATGGATGCATGTTGATCACCGACCCGGCCGGCGAACCCGTGGAGCTCGACGAGCTCGACGGTGACGCCACCCTGTCGGTGCTCACGAGCCTGAAGGTCCAAGCGCGGGCGGTCGAGCGGGACAAGCTACGGGTCGTGGCCCACTGGTGCGTACTGCACCCCGCCACCGCCGAGGACGGGGTCGCCACCTGGGACCCCTCGGGCCTGCCCGGCGTGCTGGGCCAGGAGGAGTCCCTGGGTGGCGATGGGTGTCCGCCGGTCGCGGCGTTCACCCCCGAACCCCTGGCCGCCACCCTGGGGATCTCCAAGCACGCGGTGCGCCAGCTGATCGCCGACGCCCTGGACCTGGGCCACCGGCTGCCCCGCTGCCGGCGGCGGGTCGAGGCGCTGGAGGTGGAGGCGTTCAAGGCCCGCCGGGTCGCCCAGCTGACCCACCCGCTGTCGCAGGCGGCCGCAGCCCAGGTCGACGCCGCCCTGGCCCCGGTGCTGCACTCGTGCTCGTTCGCGGCGATCGAGCGTGCCGTCGCGGCCGCGATCGCCGCGCACCATCCCGAGCTGGTCGCCGAGCGGGAGGCGAGGGGCAAGGACGCCTGGGACGTCACCCTGGGCCACCCCGGCCCGGCCGATTTCGCGGGCACGTCCTGGCTCGAGGCGACCGGGGACACCTTGGACCTGACCGCGTTCTACGACCGGGTCGGCCAGATCGCCGCCGACCTCGCCGACGCCGGGGACACCGACCCCCTCGGGGCCCGGAAGGCCAAAGCCCTCGGGGTGCTGGCCCGCCAAGGCCTCAACGACGACCAGCCGGATCAGGCTCCACCGGCCCAGTCGAAGCCGCCGCGCTCGCGGAAGCCGAAGACCCACCTGTTCATGCACTTCACACTGCTCGAGGCACTCGGCCTCGCGGTCGATGACGAACTGGTGTGCGGACAGGTCGAGAAGCTCGGCCCGGTGCTGGAGGAGGCCATCCGGGCCTGGTTGGCCGGCTCCGAGGCGGTCATCACCCCGGTGTTGGACCTCAACCGGTGCTGGGCCGTGGACGGCCACGACATCCCGGCTGCGATGCGCGAGCAGGTCGTCCAACGCGACAAGCACTGCGTGCACCCCTACTGCGCCACCGACGCCCGGGCCTGCGACCTGGACCACATCACCCCCTACCGCCCGATGGACGAGGGCGGGCCACCCGGCCAGACCAACCCCGACAACCTCGCCCCCCTCTGCAGGCGACACCACCGCGCCAAAACCAGCGGCCGATGGCGCTACCGACGCGACCCCACCACCGGCAACTACCACTGGACCGGCCCCCACCACCGCCACTACCTCACCACCCCCCTCGGCACCCTCGAGCACCAGCCCAACTGACGCGCCATGAGGGCGCCGGCGCGCGCGCAGATGTCTCGCGTCAGTCGCGCAGCAGCAGCCGGACGGCGACGTCCATGTGCTCGGTCACCTCGTCGGCGGAGGACCGGCCGGTCACCCAGCCGACCAGCGCGGAGAGCCAGACGTCGATGATCACGCGCGCGATCGCCGCGTCCTCCGCGGTCGGCCCGGCGGCGTCGGGACGCATCGCGCGGGTCAGCATCGAGGTCAGCAGGGCGCCGACGGTGCGGATCTCGTCCTGCACCGTGGCGTCGGCGAACATGAAGGCCCGGGTGAGCGCCTCGGTCAGGTGCGGGTCGCGCTGGAGATTCGCGTTCGTCCGGCCGAGCAGGCACATCACCCGCTCTTGTGCGGTGGCACCCGGCACCGGCTTCTCCAGGGTGACGGCCTCCGCCCGCTCGAACTCCCGGGCGAGCGCGGAGACCAGCAGGTGGATCTTGGAGGGGAAGTAGCGGTAGAGCGTGCCGAGCGCGACGTCGGCCCGTTCGGCGACCGTGCGCATCTGGACGGCGTCGAAGCCGCCCCCGGACGCGAGCGCGATCGTGGCGTCGAGGATCCGGCGGCGCCGGTCGCGCTGTGCCGGGGAGCCCAGCTCCTCAGCGGTCAGCGAGCTGGCGCGACTGCCGGGGCCACCGCCCATCTGTTCCCTCCTGAGGTGTCCGTCCACGGCCTGGACGGACGACCTAGGCTAGCAACCTGGGGACCATGATAAGAACAGGTTCCACTTCGTCCGGCACGGACGTTCCCACCCAGAGAGGTCGTGGCGGATGCGGATCGCACTGCTGTCCTACCGCAGCAAGCCGCACTGCGGGGGACAGGGCGTCTACGTCCGGCATCTCAGCCGCGAGCTGACGAACCTCGGCCACCGGGTCGAGGTCTTCTCCGGCCAGCCGTATCCCGAGCTCGACCCCGGCGTCGAGCTGACCAAGGTGCCCAGCCTCGACCTCTACCGCGAGCCGGACCCGTTCCGGGTCCCGCGGCTGGGGGAGTTCCGCGACCGCGTGGACGTGGAGGAGTTCCTCACCATGTGCACCGGGGGGTTCCCGGAGCCCAAGACGTTCAGCACCCGGGTCGCCAGGATCCTGCGGGAGCGCGTCGACGACTTCGACGTCGTGCACGACAACCAGGTCCTCGGCTACGGCATGCTCGAGATCGAGGAGATGGGGCTGCCCCTGGTCACCACCCTGCACCACCCGATCACCTTCGACCGCCGCATCGACCTCGCCGCGGCCCCGTGGCGGCGCAAGCTGTCGCTGCGGCGGTGGTACGGCTTCCTGCGGATGCAGGGCAAGGTGGCCCGCCGGGCGCGCCGCATCCTGACGCCCTCGCAGGCGTCCAAGCGCGACATCGTCGCCGACTTCGGCGTCGACCCGGCCCGCCTGCAGGTGATCCTGCTGGGTGTCGACGACGGCTTCGTCCCGCCCACGAGCCCGCGGGTCCCCGGCCGGATCCTGGCCATGGCCAGCGCCGACATGCCGATGAAGGGCATCGCCACCCTGCTGGAGGCCTTCGCCAAGCTGCGCACCGAGCGGGACGTCGAGCTGTTGCTGGTCACCAAGCCCCAGCCGGGCGGCCGCACCGAGCAGCTCATCGACCGGCTCTCGATCGGCGACGCCGTCCGGTTCGTGCACGGGGTCAGCGACGCCGAGCTCGTCGAGCTGATGGGCTCGGCCGAGGTCGCCTGCGTGCCGTCGCTCTACGAGGGCTTCTCGCTGCCGACCGCCGAGCTGATGGCCTGCGCCACCCCGCTCGTGGCCTCCCGGGCCGGCGCGATCCCCGAGGTGGTGGGCGAGGACGGCGAGTGCGCCGACCTGGTGACCCCGGGGGACGTCGGCGAGCTGGAGGCGGCGCTGGCGGCCCTGCTGGACGACCCCGAGCGGCGCCGGCGGATGGGCCGGGCCGGCCGGAGGCGGGTGGAGGAGATGTTCAGCTGGCGCGCGGTTGCGGCAGCCACCGCCGCGGCGTACGAGGAGACGATCGAGGAGTACCACGCCTCGAGGGGCGCGACCGACGAGGAGACCGATGCTGACCGTTGACTTCGACCGCCTCGGCCTGGAGCCGGGCGACCGGGTCCTCGACATGGGTTGCGGGGCCGGCCGGCACGCCTTCGAGGCCTACCGCCGCGGCGCCGACGTGATCGCCTTCGACCAGGACGCCGACGAGCTGGCCGGCGTGCGCGAGCTGTTCGCCGCGATGAAGGAGGCCGGCGAGGTGCCCGACGGCGCAGAGGCCGACGTCAAGGAGGGCGACGCGCTGGCGCTGCCGTTCGCGGCCGGCGAGTTCGACCGGATCGTGGCGGCCGAGGTGCTCGAGCACATCCCCGCCGACATCCAGGCCATCGAGGAGCTCGTGCGGGTGCTCCGCCCCGGAGGCACGATGGCGGTGTCCGTGCCCCGCTGGCTCCCCGAGATCGTCAACTGGAAGCTCTCCGAGGACTACCACAACGTGCCCGGCGGGCACATCCGGATCTACTCCGACAAGGAGCTGATCGGCAAGCTGGTCAACGCCGGCCTCGAGTACGCCGGGAAGGACTACGCCCACGGGCTGCATTCGCCCTACTGGTGGATCAAGTGCGCCGTCGGCGTGCAGAACGACGAGCACCCGCTCGCGAAGGCCTACCACCGGCTGCTGGTGTGGGAGATCATGAAGCAGCCGCGGGTGCTGCGGCTCGCCGGCAAGGTGCTCGACCCGTTGATCGGCAAGAGCCTCGTGCTCTACCTGCGCAAGCCCGAAGACGGGCCCGAAGACAAGCCCGAAGACAAGCCCGGAGAAGTGACGACCGCCGATGTCTGACGCGCTGGCACGGATCCCGCACGTGGCAGGCGTCCTCGGCCCGGAGCAGGTCGCCGAGACCGCTGCGTCCATCGCGGCCATGCAGGAGCCCTGCGGTGCGGTGCCGTGGACGACCGGTGAGCACACCGACGTCTGGAACCACGTCGAGGCGGCGATGGCGATGCTCGTCGGTGGCCAGGTCGAGGCCGCCGAGCGGGCCTACGCATGGGTGCTCACGCTGCAGCGTGCCGACGGCTCGTTCCCGATGAAGATCGTCGACGGCCGGGTGGAGAACGCGTGCGGTGAGACCAACATGTCCGCCTACCTCGCGGTCGGCGTCTGGCACCACTGGCTGGTGCGCCGCGACCTCGACTTCGTGCGCCGCTCCTGGCCCGCGGTGCGCGCCGCCCTGGACTGGGTGGTCTCGATGCAGCTGCCGTTCGGCGGGATCTCCTGGCTGCAGGACCGGGTGGACGGCCGGCCGGGGGGTCGCCTCGAGGAGGCGCTGCTCGCCGGGTCGTCGAGCATCTACCAGTCGTTGCGCGCCGGGGTCGCGATCGCCGACCTGATGGGCGAGCCGCAGCCGGAGTGGGAGATCGCCGGCGGCCGCCTCGGCCACGCGGTGCGCGAGCACCGCGACCTGTTCCTGGACAAGTCGACCTACTCGATGGACTGGTACTACCCCGTCCTGGGCGGCGCCGTGCGCGGCGACGCCGGCCGGGCGCTGGTTCGCAGCCGCTGGGAGGAGTTCGTGGTCGACGGGCTCGGCATCCGCTGCGTCGACAGCAACCCGTGGGTGACGGGCGCCGAGACCTGCGAGCTCGCGATGGCTCTCGACGCGCTCGGCGACCCCGCGGCCGGCGTCCGCCTGCTCGCGGAGATGCAGCACCTGCGCGACCCCGACGCCGCCGGCCGCTACTGGACCGGTTACGTCTACCCCGACGAGGTGCACTGGCCGCCGGAGTGGACGACCTACACCGCCGCGGCCGTCGTCCTCGCTGTCGACGCGCTGGGGGAGACCCACGGGCACGCCACCGAGGGGTCCGGGATCATGCGGGGCACCTCCCTGGCGCCCCACTTCGCCGAGATCGCGCTGGAGTGTGGCTGCCCGTCGGCCGACCCCTCGCTCAGGTGACGGGGTCCCCGGCCTCTCCCCGCACCCGCCGCAGCACCCGCACCGACCCCAGCGCCTCGACCTCGGCGAAGTCGCCGCTGTCCAGCGCGCGCACGAACACGTCGTACGGCGGCCGCCCGCCGTCGGCCGGGTCGGGAAAGACGTCGTGGATCACCAGCAGCCCACCGGCCATGATCCAGCGGGCCCAGCCGGTGTAGTCGTTGTGGGCGTGGACCTCGGCGTGCCCGCCGTCGATGAACAGCATCGACAGCGGGGTCCGCCACCAGCGAGCCACGGTCGTGGACCGGCCGACGACGGCCACCACCTGGTCCTCCAGTCCCGCGTGCGCGAGCGTGGTGCGGAAGGTCGGCAGCGTGTCCATCAGGCCGAGCTCCGCCACCACCAGCGTCGGGTCGTGGTGCTCCCAGCCCGCCTGGTTCTCCTCCGAGCCCCGGTGGTGGTCGACGGTGAACACCGTGCCGCCGACCTCGCGGGCCGCGGCGCCGAGGTAGATCGCCGACTTCCCGCAGTAGCTGCCGACCTCGAGCACCGGCCCGTGCGGCAGCCGCTCGCGGGCCGCCCGGTGCAGCAGCAGACCCTCGTCCTCGGGCATGAAGCCCTTGGCGCGGCGGGCGTGGTCGAGGAGGTCGGCGGGCATCGGGCTGGTCTCCGGCACCTCGGCAGCCTAGCCAGGGATGAACGGCTGCCGACCGTCGGCGCGGTGCCCTAGCCTGCCGGCATGGCCGTCGCCCACGAGCTCTCCCGCACCGAGGCGCGGCGGGTGGCCGTGCGCGCGCAGCTGCTCACCGCCGACCGGCCCACCGACCTGCTCGAGCTGGTCGAGCACCTGACCATCCTGCAGCTCGACCAGACCAACGCGGTCGCCCCGAGCGCCGACCTGGTCGCGTGGAGCCGGCTCGGGTCGGCGTTCCGGCCGGCCGACCTCGAGGACGCGCTCGCCGAGGGGCGCCTGGTCGAGCTGGACGGGAGGGCCCGACCGGCGGGTGACATCGCGCTGTTCCGTGCGGAGATGGCGGCCTGGCCCGGGGTCGGGGAGCCCAAGGAGTGGGAGCACCACGTCGCGCAGTGGGTCCGCGACAACGACGAGTGCCGCCGCGACATCCTCGAGGCGCTGCGGGCCGACGGGCCGCTCCCCGCCAGGGCTCTGCCCGACACCTGCGTGCGGCCCTGGCGCTCGAGCGGGTGGAACGACCACAAGAACGTCCAGCGACTGCTCGCTATGATGGTGCAGCGAGGCGAGGTGGCGGCGGCCGGCCGGGAGGGGCGGGACCGGCTCTGGGACCTCGCCGACCGGATCTACCCCGACGACCCGGTGGTGCCGCTCGAGGAGGCCGCGCGGCAGCGGGCCGCGCGGCGGCTGCGGTCCCTGGGGATCGCCCGTGCACGGGCGGCGGTGACGCCCGGAGAGCCCAACGACGTGGGCGAGGCGGGGGAGCCCGCGGTGGTCGAGGGGCTGCCCGGGAAGTGGCGGGTGGACCCGGCCTACCTCGACACCGCCCCGTTCGCGGGGCGCACGGCGCTGCTGTCCCCGCTGGACCGGCTGGTCTTCGACCGCAAGCGGATGACGGAGATCTTCGCGTTCGACTACCAGCTGGAGATGTACAAGCCGGTGGAGAAGCGACGCTGGGGCTACTGGGCGATGCCGATCCTCCACGGCGACCGGCTGGTCGGGAAGCTGGACGCGAGTGCCGACCGGCCCGAGGGGGCGTTCGTGGTGCACGCGGTGCACGAGGACGAACCCTTCGACGCCGCGACGACCGCAGCGGTGCGCGCCGAGATCGAGGAGCTCGCGCGGTGGCTCGACCTCGACCTGGTGATGCCGCCCGGGACGTCGGGGGGCTGAGCAGATGGAGCTGGAGTTCACCGGGGAGCTGTGGTTCTGGCGCGGGCCGGCGCCCTGGCACTTCGTCAGCGTGCCCGAGGAGGACTGCGAGGAGCTGCAGGCGACCTCGGCCCTCGTCACCTACGGCTGGGGGATGATCCCGGTGGGAGTCCGGATCGGCGCGACCCGCTGGACGACCTCGCTGTGGCCCAAGGACGGCGGCTACGTCGTGCCGGTGCGCAGCGACGTGCGGCGCGCCGAGGGGCTCGAGGTGGGCGACCGGGTGACGGTGCGGCTGACCGTCGGCGCGTGAGCCCTCAGGGGGCCGGTCAGTGCAACGCCTTGAACGCGTCGTAGACCATGAACGCCGGCCAGACGATGCCCTCGAGCACCGCCAGGCCGTGGGCCCAGAAGCCGTCGGCCTGCTGCCAGAACCACACCCACGCGCCGAAGATGCCCAGGCCGTAGAGCGCGCCGCCGCCGGCCGCGCCCGCGTTGGAGTTCGCCATGCCTCCATGGTCGCCTCGGCGGGTGGCCCGGGCGTCATGTGAATTGAGGGTTCCGGACCACGGCTCGCCGGACGGCGCCTCGAGGGAGGGTCAGGCGCGGTCGCGCTCGTGGCGGTAGAGGTTCCAGTGCCAGTGCAGGTAGCGGTCGACCGCGCGCACGATGTGGGCCGAGCGGATCGACGGGAAGACGTCGAAGGCGTGCTGGGCCCCCGGCAGCTCGGCGTACACGACCGAGCGCTTGGACACCGCGCGCAGCCGATCGACGAACAGCCGGGCCTGGGCCAGCGGGACGAGGGTGTCGCGGGTGCCGTGCAGCACGAAGAAGTCGGGCGCGTCGGGGGTGATCCGCAGGATGGGCGAGGCGGCCTCGAAGATCTCCGCGTCCTCGGTCCAGCGGCGCTGCACGATCCGGGGTGCGAGGTAGGTGTCGCGCATCAGCTCCATGGTGCGCACCCCGGTGGAGCCGGCGAAGTCGTAGACGCCGTAGTGCGGCACCGCCACCGAGACGCTGGTGTCGGCGCTCTCGAAGCCCGGCTGCCAGGTGGGGTCGTTGGGCGTGAGTGCGGCGAGCGCAGCGAGGTGGCCGCCCGCGGAGCCGCCGGTGATCGCGAGGTACGACGGGTCCCCGCCGTAGTCGGCGATGTGCTGGCGGATCCAGGCGATCGCACGCTTGACGTCGACGATCTGGGCCGGGAAGGCGTCCCGCGGGGCGAGTCGGTAGTTGATCGCGACGCAGACCCAGCCCTTGGCCGCGAGGTGCTGCATCAGCGGGATGCCCTGCTGGTCCTTGCTCCCGAGCGTCCAGCCGCCCCCGTGGATCTGGAGCAGGACCGGCGCGTCGGCCAGCTGTCGCCCGGCGGGACGGTAGACGTTGAGCAGGCCCCGCTTGCCATGACGGGGGTCGTAGACGACGTCACGCTCGACGAGCACCGCGTCGTTGCGGACGCGGAACGGGTTGACCAGCTGCCGCCACGGGGTCGCCAGATCCGCCGGGGTGGGGCGGGTGTCGAGGTGGTCGACGTAGTCGGCGCCGAGGGCCTCGACCAGCGCGTCCTCGGCGTTCTTCTGGACCCGGCGGCTCTGGTCGATGAGGAACGCCATGCCCGCGACGTTCGCGGCCGCCAGGACGAGACCGGCGGGCCCGCGGCGTCCGCGGCGCCGGTCCAGCGCGAGGTGGGTGGCGGTGTCGGCCGCGGTCAGCGCCAGCAGCTGCGGCGCCAGCTCGCCGGTCAGCCAGCCGGCCAGGAACGCCGGGATGGCCACCCGGAAGCCGGGCACCGGGCGGATCGCGTTCGCGGTCAGGGCTGCGGTGACGATCTGGCGGCGCAGGAACGACATGACCCCGACTCTAGAACACGTTCTCGACCGCGCCCGGCAGGCGCATGCCGGCAGCCTGTCAGACGCCGCCCCTCAGCCGCTCGGTGAAGAAGGCCAGCACCCGGTCGACGCCCTCCTGCTGGCGGTGCTCGGTCAGCGTGGAGTGACCCTTGCCCGGGAACTCCACCCGGATGAACTGCTCGCCGAGCTCGTGGGAGAGCGTGTCGAACCGGGTGCCGGTCGCGGCGTCCTCGCGGTAGCGCAGCCCGAGCACGGCGCAGCCGTCGGCCGCCCGCTGTCTCACCGTCGCGAGGTCGCCGGGGGAGAGGTTGAGGTCGGCCCGGCGGGCGCGCCCGATCGGGAACGGCAGGCTGGGCTGCGCGACGACGGGCGCGACCACCGAGGGGTCGACCATCATCGCCAGCGCGAAGCCGCCGGTGAAGCACATGCCGAGGGCGCCGACCCCGGGGCCGCCGAGCTCGTCGTGCAGCTCACGGGCGAGGCTGCGCAGCCAGGTGGCGATCGGCGAGGTGCGCCCGGCCGCCA is a window encoding:
- a CDS encoding glycosyltransferase family 4 protein; the protein is MRIALLSYRSKPHCGGQGVYVRHLSRELTNLGHRVEVFSGQPYPELDPGVELTKVPSLDLYREPDPFRVPRLGEFRDRVDVEEFLTMCTGGFPEPKTFSTRVARILRERVDDFDVVHDNQVLGYGMLEIEEMGLPLVTTLHHPITFDRRIDLAAAPWRRKLSLRRWYGFLRMQGKVARRARRILTPSQASKRDIVADFGVDPARLQVILLGVDDGFVPPTSPRVPGRILAMASADMPMKGIATLLEAFAKLRTERDVELLLVTKPQPGGRTEQLIDRLSIGDAVRFVHGVSDAELVELMGSAEVACVPSLYEGFSLPTAELMACATPLVASRAGAIPEVVGEDGECADLVTPGDVGELEAALAALLDDPERRRRMGRAGRRRVEEMFSWRAVAAATAAAYEETIEEYHASRGATDEETDADR
- a CDS encoding alpha/beta hydrolase, which codes for MSFLRRQIVTAALTANAIRPVPGFRVAIPAFLAGWLTGELAPQLLALTAADTATHLALDRRRGRRGPAGLVLAAANVAGMAFLIDQSRRVQKNAEDALVEALGADYVDHLDTRPTPADLATPWRQLVNPFRVRNDAVLVERDVVYDPRHGKRGLLNVYRPAGRQLADAPVLLQIHGGGWTLGSKDQQGIPLMQHLAAKGWVCVAINYRLAPRDAFPAQIVDVKRAIAWIRQHIADYGGDPSYLAITGGSAGGHLAALAALTPNDPTWQPGFESADTSVSVAVPHYGVYDFAGSTGVRTMELMRDTYLAPRIVQRRWTEDAEIFEAASPILRITPDAPDFFVLHGTRDTLVPLAQARLFVDRLRAVSKRSVVYAELPGAQHAFDVFPSIRSAHIVRAVDRYLHWHWNLYRHERDRA
- a CDS encoding class I SAM-dependent methyltransferase translates to MPETSPMPADLLDHARRAKGFMPEDEGLLLHRAARERLPHGPVLEVGSYCGKSAIYLGAAAREVGGTVFTVDHHRGSEENQAGWEHHDPTLVVAELGLMDTLPTFRTTLAHAGLEDQVVAVVGRSTTVARWWRTPLSMLFIDGGHAEVHAHNDYTGWARWIMAGGLLVIHDVFPDPADGGRPPYDVFVRALDSGDFAEVEALGSVRVLRRVRGEAGDPVT
- a CDS encoding DUF1905 domain-containing protein; the protein is MELEFTGELWFWRGPAPWHFVSVPEEDCEELQATSALVTYGWGMIPVGVRIGATRWTTSLWPKDGGYVVPVRSDVRRAEGLEVGDRVTVRLTVGA
- a CDS encoding NAD(P)/FAD-dependent oxidoreductase, with protein sequence MAHQTDLLVIGAGPTGLFATYYAGFRGLRVAVVDSLPELGGQITAMYPEKQILDVAGFPSVKGRDLVEGLVAQAASAHPEYFLDRTAVALTHDDQGVTVRLDDGAEVRAGAVLITAGIGKFSPRPLPAGEGWLGRGLEFFVPSFAPYAGKDVVIVGGGDSAFDWALHLEPIARSVTLVHRREAFRAHARTVEQVRATPVRIITSAEVTELRGNGVVEAVELSAAGESITLPAQAVVAALGFIADLGPLQQWGIEVSKRHVCVDSAMRTSLPRVFAAGDVTEYAGKVRLIAVGFGEAATAVNNAAVAIDPHAHVFPGHSSEGT
- a CDS encoding TetR family transcriptional regulator, which encodes MGGGPGSRASSLTAEELGSPAQRDRRRRILDATIALASGGGFDAVQMRTVAERADVALGTLYRYFPSKIHLLVSALAREFERAEAVTLEKPVPGATAQERVMCLLGRTNANLQRDPHLTEALTRAFMFADATVQDEIRTVGALLTSMLTRAMRPDAAGPTAEDAAIARVIIDVWLSALVGWVTGRSSADEVTEHMDVAVRLLLRD
- a CDS encoding HNH endonuclease, which produces MLITDPAGEPVELDELDGDATLSVLTSLKVQARAVERDKLRVVAHWCVLHPATAEDGVATWDPSGLPGVLGQEESLGGDGCPPVAAFTPEPLAATLGISKHAVRQLIADALDLGHRLPRCRRRVEALEVEAFKARRVAQLTHPLSQAAAAQVDAALAPVLHSCSFAAIERAVAAAIAAHHPELVAEREARGKDAWDVTLGHPGPADFAGTSWLEATGDTLDLTAFYDRVGQIAADLADAGDTDPLGARKAKALGVLARQGLNDDQPDQAPPAQSKPPRSRKPKTHLFMHFTLLEALGLAVDDELVCGQVEKLGPVLEEAIRAWLAGSEAVITPVLDLNRCWAVDGHDIPAAMREQVVQRDKHCVHPYCATDARACDLDHITPYRPMDEGGPPGQTNPDNLAPLCRRHHRAKTSGRWRYRRDPTTGNYHWTGPHHRHYLTTPLGTLEHQPN
- a CDS encoding DNA glycosylase AlkZ-like family protein, with translation MAVAHELSRTEARRVAVRAQLLTADRPTDLLELVEHLTILQLDQTNAVAPSADLVAWSRLGSAFRPADLEDALAEGRLVELDGRARPAGDIALFRAEMAAWPGVGEPKEWEHHVAQWVRDNDECRRDILEALRADGPLPARALPDTCVRPWRSSGWNDHKNVQRLLAMMVQRGEVAAAGREGRDRLWDLADRIYPDDPVVPLEEAARQRAARRLRSLGIARARAAVTPGEPNDVGEAGEPAVVEGLPGKWRVDPAYLDTAPFAGRTALLSPLDRLVFDRKRMTEIFAFDYQLEMYKPVEKRRWGYWAMPILHGDRLVGKLDASADRPEGAFVVHAVHEDEPFDAATTAAVRAEIEELARWLDLDLVMPPGTSGG
- a CDS encoding class I SAM-dependent methyltransferase; translation: MLTVDFDRLGLEPGDRVLDMGCGAGRHAFEAYRRGADVIAFDQDADELAGVRELFAAMKEAGEVPDGAEADVKEGDALALPFAAGEFDRIVAAEVLEHIPADIQAIEELVRVLRPGGTMAVSVPRWLPEIVNWKLSEDYHNVPGGHIRIYSDKELIGKLVNAGLEYAGKDYAHGLHSPYWWIKCAVGVQNDEHPLAKAYHRLLVWEIMKQPRVLRLAGKVLDPLIGKSLVLYLRKPEDGPEDKPEDKPGEVTTADV
- a CDS encoding prenyltransferase → MSDALARIPHVAGVLGPEQVAETAASIAAMQEPCGAVPWTTGEHTDVWNHVEAAMAMLVGGQVEAAERAYAWVLTLQRADGSFPMKIVDGRVENACGETNMSAYLAVGVWHHWLVRRDLDFVRRSWPAVRAALDWVVSMQLPFGGISWLQDRVDGRPGGRLEEALLAGSSSIYQSLRAGVAIADLMGEPQPEWEIAGGRLGHAVREHRDLFLDKSTYSMDWYYPVLGGAVRGDAGRALVRSRWEEFVVDGLGIRCVDSNPWVTGAETCELAMALDALGDPAAGVRLLAEMQHLRDPDAAGRYWTGYVYPDEVHWPPEWTTYTAAAVVLAVDALGETHGHATEGSGIMRGTSLAPHFAEIALECGCPSADPSLR
- a CDS encoding dienelactone hydrolase family protein, whose amino-acid sequence is MALLDSWSRGSHTAGDVTHPTWRRGSGPGVVLVHEIPGITPKVVAFAEEVVDAGFTVVMPQLFGEAGADITAAAMLRTIPRVCVSREFTTMAAGRTSPIATWLRSLARELHDELGGPGVGALGMCFTGGFALAMMVDPSVVAPVVAQPSLPFPIGRARRADLNLSPGDLATVRQRAADGCAVLGLRYREDAATGTRFDTLSHELGEQFIRVEFPGKGHSTLTEHRQQEGVDRVLAFFTERLRGGV